The proteins below come from a single Zea mays cultivar B73 chromosome 8, Zm-B73-REFERENCE-NAM-5.0, whole genome shotgun sequence genomic window:
- the LOC100274367 gene encoding uncharacterized protein LOC100274367: protein MAMVLGMVLGKIPVETPKHEVLHTGAGYEIRKYPPSIAAELTYDPKEMRGDPDGGFTVLANYIGVLGKPQNTKPEKIAMTAPVITTGSGSGGDGEKIAMTAPVITTGGGEPEPIAMTAPVITDDQQAPGKVTMQFLLPSKYTRVEEAPRPTDERVVIREVPERKFGVARFSGVATDRTVREKAKGLKAALEKDGYTIKVPFVLARYNPSFTLPPLRTNEVMFPVE, encoded by the coding sequence ATGGCGATGGTGCTGGGGATGGTGCTGGGGAAGATCCCGGTGGAGACGCCCAAGCACGAGGTCCTCCACACCGGCGCCGGCTACGAGATCCGCAAGTACCCGCCCAGCATCGCCGCGGAGTTGACCTACGATCCCAAGGAGATGAGAGGAGACCCTGATGGCGGGTTCACCGTCCTCGCCAACTACATCGGGGTCCTCGGAAAGCCGCAGAACACCAAGCCCGAGAAGATCGCCATGACGGCTCCCGTCATCACcaccggcagcggcagcggcggcgacggcgagaAGATCGCCATGACGGCCCCCGTCATCACCACCGGCGGCGGCGAGCCCGAGCCCATCGCGATGACCGCGCCGGTGATTACGGACGACCAGCAGGCGCCGGGCAAGGTGACAATGCAGTTCCTGCTGCCGTCCAAGTACACCAGGGTGGAGGAGGCGCCGCGGCCGACGGACGAGCGGGTGGTGATCCGCGAGGTGCCGGAGAGGAAGTTCGGCGTGGCGAGGTTCAGCGGGGTGGCCACGGACAGGACGGTGAGGGAGAAGGCGAAGGGACTTAaggccgccctggagaaggacgGGTACACCATCAAGGTCCCGTTCGTGCTGGCGCGGTACAACCCGTCGTTCACGCTCCCGCCGCTGCGCACCAACGAGGTCATGTTCCCCGTCGAGTGA